One Bemisia tabaci chromosome 7, PGI_BMITA_v3 DNA window includes the following coding sequences:
- the LOC109031529 gene encoding uncharacterized protein, which yields MTNRMRKGNLALKLVRSCLVQLNWLFICTYLLCGLFPAAQAEYLNHTDYHPSVRVSYLDSGKFRQFDFTGNRDQRGPLTEHASTRHHGTNPPTIRSDRRESWRALEGDSPQRKLAERVTPSGRRDVSGDTSTERRFVRDSNLNRDANSRSNFRTDRQSARAVRLEERRQEVNTRTRINQGRLLQEQIRSDERIQDGNRRRTSSQRAAVENRRRVQSDSPAPRISSTERFVDRREPSRNTESFNRLRQFRERAFSESRQPSSFRNRADGILHEARIATRQNLVAARLVESSIRSDERRVSTVVSRERASSDRSERRALDREARRISHRRESASFDRATSQRMDSRGEVSNLREGTRVNERERRVVEREIEKREVSVRRERNLNDRTDRRRFDERRESSARREIQERILTDRSTRGELDGRRDLSTREMSRSARREIDNREESSTRLGKISIHRSTRVDIDRQIESSIREMSRSAKGELDARRELSTREIPSSARRELDNRRELSARRERISTDRSTQREINDRQESSIRRERLSTDRSTQVEHNRHRQLSNREISRSTHKRVDERREYSGRQFRENRLMRREARNHRDAPVLREARLSDRSDRAGFDQRQENTAHHGRILTDRSNLKELTRRISDDTDNASTRKWRSLSSNDIRRTVLMDDNLRQDRAVDRRQVTRDGQSRVQRLGSRRENFKENEGPTRAIRVTNSERRDDFEEETTRQSFGKVFVDRMTDSRLSDRRVAERRDVRDVVDSVKLANRRVDIRDDVNSRREMLSSKFAPSRRILDDQHSQTNTRRDSRMNGGYASRIIEKREVREARISVRRESDTPNRASDWESRRSEEIPYKNTIRQFERGELSREGMSFDKVTRNQSPSRETFRADRTDSEILARRESVMERRESNMRIAESRRSLDDSALAREGRTSLRRSNERGASERRDSVMKIRATMTTSGRQNFRTRRVSSDIVESERSMDTHRRMDVLRLGSSMPSGRRTVARDTTEGMRRIEPSQRREIVRKASERLRRSEPSERREIARGASERLRRSELSERREIAREASQRLRRSEPSERREIARESSRRGRESEPSERREIVRESSERMRRSEPSQRGEVIREAFKTVRRSEPSERRELAREAVERVQRVDSSRRREIAREASEKMRRSKPSERREIARESSGNVRGNDLTQRREVARKASESMRRSESSERREMSRAISEKLRRNESYQRREVAREAPGSSPGHQRLRVIRSEHLVRITSQITMSPNRERMSQRREVSRANERLETARGSAVALIRNRDTRSTKVTPIRESQTFRDFIPEINSKLAQLPYRLSVSRREKAFSEKSKDEASRRSSFVLDSGRVARQYLAPVNTEKYLTESAAREEVASRRDRGNRGERAQLPVRRDLRRGPGLPASRNSDVASYDSRVRRQEKSGASLSGRRLSQRFENLFAKESKHDLMSGIMTSIGGTVSFGVELAASPVKMLSKSLGSYVADNSAHLVSCVSWVVTLALVAVTILDQKTLANIGSNLQNHLRFGMFAGIRQFAACFPGNGSGWSQA from the exons ATGACGAACCG AATGCGAAAAGGAAACCTGGCGTTGAAATTGGTGAGAAGCTGTTTGGTTCAGCTGAACTGGCTGTTCATTTGCACCTACCTCTTATGCGGCCTGTTTCCCGCTGCACAGGCCGAGTACCTGAACCATACCGACTATCACCCTTCAGTTCGTGTTAGCTACCTTGACAG TGGCAAATTTCGGCAGTTCGACTTCACTGGGAATCGAGATCAGCGGGGGCCTTTGACCGAGCACGCCAGTACACGTCACCATGGGACCAACCCACCGACCATCCGGAGTGATCGCAGGGAGTCCTGGCGCGCTCTGGAAGGGGACAGCCCCCAACGAAAACTGGCGGAGCGGGTGACACCTAGTGGGCGTCGTGACGTAAGCGGTGATACGTCCACCGAACGTCGGTTCGTCCGGGATTCAAACCTGAACAGGGACGCTAACTCTCGTTCCAACTTCAGGACCGACCGCCAGAGCGCGCGCGCAGTGCGGCTAGAAGAGCGACGACAAGAAGTAAATACCAGGACTCGAATTAATCAAGGACGACTCTTGCAAGAACAGATTCGCTCAGATGAACGAATTCAGGACGGGAATCGACGAAGGACGTCGTCCCAAAGAGCTGCCGTTGAAAACCGACGGAGGGTCCAAAGTGACTCTCCCGCCCCCCGAATCTCCTCGACGGAAAGGTTTGTGGATCGACGAGAGCCAAGTCGAAATACAGAGTCATTTAACCGACTGCGGCAGTTCCGTGAACGAGCATTTTCCGAAAGCAGACAGCCTAGTTCCTTTAGGAACCGGGCTGACGGAATTTTGCACGAAGCTCGAATTGCAACCAGGCAGAACTTAGTTGCAGCTCGACTTGTAGAATCCTCAATTCGATCTGATGAGAGGAGAGTTTCTACCGTGGTCTCTAGAGAAAGGGCTTCTTCCGATCGCAGTGAAAGACGAGCTCTGGATAGAGAGGCTAGGAGGATCTCCCATCGTAGAGAAAGCGCCTCCTTCGATCGGGCTACTTCGCAACGAATGGATTCCCGTGGAGAGGTCTCTAATCTTCGCGAGGGGACTCGTGTTAATGAGCGAGAACGGCGAGTTGTAGAACGTGAGATCGAGAAACGAGAAGTATCAGTTCGTCGAGAGAGGAATTTAAACGACAGGACCGATCGAAGACGGTTCGACGAACGGAGAGAATCATCTGCTCGTCGAGAAATTCAAGAACGAATTTTGACCGACCGCTCCACTCGAGGAGAACTCGATGGAAGGAGAGATTTATCAACTCGTGAAATGTCTCGTTCAGCTCGAAGAGAGATCGATAATCGAGAAGAATCATCCACTCGTCTAGGAAAAATTTCGATCCATCGATCAACTCGAGTAGATATCGATAGACAAATAGAATCATCTATCCGAGAAATGTCTCGTTCGGCAAAAGGAGAGCTTGATGCACGGAGAGAACTATCAACTCGAGAGATACCTAGTTCAGCTCGAAGAGAGCTCGATAATCGAAGAGAATTATCTGCTCGTCGGGAGAGAATTTCGACTGATCGATCAACTCAAAGAGAGATCAATGACCGACAAGAATCTTCCATTCGACGAGAAAGACTTTCGACTGATCGGTCAACTCAAGTAGAACACAATAGGCACAGACAATTATCAAACCGGGAGATATCTCGTTCGACTCATAAGAGGGTTGACGAACGGAGAGAGTATTCAGGCCGTCAATTTCGAGAGAATCGATTAATGCGAAGAGAGGCACGCAACCACAGAGATGCACCCGTCCTTCGAGAAGCACGTTTAAGCGATCGATCTGATCGAGCAGGGTTTGACCAGAGACAAGAAAACACAGCTCACCATGGGAGAATTTTAACGGACCGATCTAACCTGAAAGAGCTCACTAGACGAATCAGTGACGACACAGACAACGCGTCCACTCGAAAATGGAGAAGTCTCTCAAGTAATGACATTCGTAGGACAGTTCTTATGGATGATAATTTAAGGCAGGATCGTGCAGTTGATCGCCGACAAGTTACACGTGACGGTCAGTCTCGTGTTCAAAGGCTGGGGAGTCGGCGTGAAAACTTTAAGGAGAACGAGGGTCCCACTCGGGCTATTCGAGTGACGAACTCTGAAAGAAGGGATGATTTTGAAGAGGAGACAACGCGTCAGTCTTTTGGAAAAGTTTTCGTGGACCGTATGACCGATTCACGACTATCTGACCGACGAGTTGCTGAGCGTAGAGATGTTAGGGACGTTGTCGACTCTGTGAAGTTAGCGAATCGTCGAGTAGACATCCGGGATGATGTCAACTCTCGCCGAGAGATGTTGTCCTCTAAATTTGCTCCAAGTAGGAGGATTTTGGACGACCAGCACTCTCAGACGAACACTCGGCGAGACAGTAGAATGAACGGCGGGTACGCTAGTCGCATCATTGAAAAACGAGAGGTCAGGGAGGCTCGTATCTCTGTTCGTCGGGAGAGTGACACTCCTAACCGAGCCAGCGATTGGGAGAGCAGGCGTTCCGAAGAAATCCCCTACAAAAATACGATTCGTCAATTTGAGCGAGGAGAACTTTCACGTGAAGGAATGAGCTTTGACAAAGTAACACGTAATCAAAGTCCCAGCCGGGAAACTTTCCGAGCTGACCGCACCGACTCAGAAATCCTCGCTCGACGCGAATCCGTTATGGAAAGGCGAGAATCTAATATGAGAATTGCCGAAAGTCGAAGGTCGTTGGATGATTCTGCCCTCGCCCGCGAAGGGCGAACTTCCCTGAGGAGATCGAATGAGCGAGGTGCTTCAGAAAGACGCGACTCAGTGATGAAAATACGGGCAACGATGACAACCTCTGGCAGGCAGAATTTCCGAACGAGGCGCGTTTCATCCGATATAGTGGAATCAGAGCGATCGATGGACACACACCGGCGAATGGATGTGCTTCGTCTAGGCAGCAGTATGCCCTCTGGCAGACGGACGGTTGCTCGTGATACCACCGAAGGGATGCGCAGAATTGAGCCCTCTCAAAGGAGAGAAATAGTTCGTAAGGCTTCTGAAAGGTTGCGCAGAAGTGAGCCCTCTGAAAGGAGAGAGATAGCTCGTGGGGCTTCTGAAAGGTTACGCAGAAGTGAGCTCTCTGAAAGGAGAGAAATAGCTCGTGAGGCTTCTCAAAGGTTGCGCAGAAGTGAGCCCTCTGAAAGGAGAGAAATAGCTCGTGAATCCTCTAGAAGGGGGCGAGAAAGTGAGCCATCTGAAAGGAGAGAAATAGTTCGTGAATCTTCTGAAAGAATGCGCCGAAGTGAACCCTCTCAACGAGGAGAGGTAATTCGTGAGGCTTTCAAGACGGTGCGCAGAAGTGAGCCCTCTGAAAGGAGAGAGCTAGCTCGCGAGGCCGTAGAGCGGGTACAGAGAGTTGATTCCTCACGAAGGAGAGAGATAGCTCGTGAGGCTTCTGAAAAAATGCGCAGAAGTAAACCCTCTGAAAGGAGAGAGATTGCACGTGAATCTTCTGGAAATGTCCGCGGAAATGATCTTACTCAAAGGAGAGAGGTAGCTCGCAAGGCTTCTGAGTCGATGCGCCGAAGTGAGTCTTCAGAAAGAAGGGAAATGTCTCGAGCAATCTCCGAAAAATTGCGCAGAAACGAGTCCTACCAAAGGAGAGAGGTCGCTCGTGAGGCTCCTGGAAGTTCTCCAGGGCACCAACGGCTACGAGTTATAAGGTCAGAGCATCTAGTGCGAATCACAAGTCAAATTACTATGTCCCCCAATCGGGAAAGGATGAGTCAAAGGCGAGAAGTTTCTCGAGCAAATGAGCGTCTCGAAACGGCACGAGGCAGTGCGGTGGCCTTAATTAGGAACCGCGACACCAGGAGCACAAAAGTCACACCAATTCGAGAGTCACAAACATTCCGAGACTTCATTCCGGAGATTAATTCGAAACTCGCACAACTCCCCTATCGGCTCAGCGTGAGCCGAAGAGAAAAGGCGTTCTCGGAAAAATCAAAGGATGAGGCTTCACGTCGCTCCTCATTCGTCCTTGATTCCGGCCGAGTCGCACGTCAATATTTGGCACCTGTTAACACGGAAAAATACTTAACCGAATCGGCCGCGCGTGAAGAGGTGGCTTCGCGCCGGGATCGTGGGAACCGGGGGGAACGTGCTCAGTTACCCGTGAGAAGGGACTTAAGGCGGGGGCCAGGATTACCCGCTTCTCGGAACTCTGACGTCGCGAGTTATGACTCGAGGGTGCGAAGACAAGAGAAAAGTGGGGCTTCCTTGTCCGGCAGGAGGCTGAGTCAACGATTCGAGAATCTCTTCGCCAAGGAATCGAAGCATGATTTGATGTCCGGAATAATGACGAGCATCGGAGGAACCGTCTCATTTGGCGTTGAGTTGGCAGCGAGTCCGGTCAAGATGCTGTCAAAGAGTCTCGGCTCATACGTTGCCGATAATTCGGCGCATTTGGTATCCTGCGTCAGCTGGGTCGTCACTCTGGCTCTCGTTGCAGTCACCATTTTGGACCAG AAAACACTGGCAAATATCGGCTCAAATTTACAGAATCACTTACGTTTCGG